TTTCCTTAGAAACAGGTTTCCCATCCTTCATTTCCACTTCTCTTGGGAACAAATATCTTCTTTCATTTTGAGAATAGTAAGAAGGCCCTAAAACCATTCCCTGTGTCAAAAGACGCTTAAATGGCTCATTTGTGTCAACGTATCCTAAATCTCTTAATGATTTGTGGAAAAATCTCGCATAAAGCAAGTGCATTACCGCATGCTCAATTCCACCGATATATTGGTGAACTGGAGTCCAGCTATCTGCATCTTCCTTTTTAAACGGTTCCTTATCATTGTGAGAATCCAAATATCTCAAGTAATACCATGAAGAATCAACGAAAGTATCCATTGTGTCAGTTTCTCTTCTACCTTTTTTCCCATTTGGTAAAATCACATTTTTAAATTCCTCGGAAGTTTCAAGTGGATTTCCTTTTCCGTTAAACTCAATATCTGTAGGCAGTTTCACAGGCAAGTTTGCTTCCTCTTCCAAATAAATATTCCCATCTTCATCATAAATCACAGGAATTGGAGTTCCCCAGTATCTCTGTCTGCTAATTAGCCAGTCATGAAGCCTATAATTTACAGTTGCCTTACCTTTTCCTAATTTTTCCAGCTTTTCTACAATCTTGATTTTTCCATCTTCATTTGAAATTCCATCAAATTCTCCAGAATTAGTCATAATTCCATTTCCAGTAAAAATATTTTCAAATGTTTCTTCAAGCGTCAATTCATGCACATTCCCATCTTTATCCACAGGATTTACCACAATTTTAATTGACAAGTCATATTTTTTTGCAAAAGCCAAGTCTCTTGCATCATGGGCAGGCACAGCCATAACCGCTCCAGTCCCATAATCTATTAATACATAGTTTCCAATCCATAAAGGTACTTTTACATTGTTTATCGGATTTATAACATAAAGTCCTGTAAATACACCCTCTTTTTCCTTATCTTCAGCAGTACGGCTAATTTTATCCTCATTAATCATAGCCTCAACTTTTTCCCTAATTTCAGGATTTTGCTTCAAAATAACCTCTTCCACTAACGGATGTTCAGGTGCCAAAGTCAAGTAAGTCGCTCCAAATAATGTGTCTGCTCTCGTAGTGAACACAGTTATTACAACTTCACCTTTTTCATTTTTTACAATATTCTCATTATTCCCTTTATAATCAAAGTCCAAAATAAAGTCTACTTCCGCTCCTGTTGATTTTCCAATCCAGTTTTTCTGCATAGCAAGCACTTGCTCAGGCCAATGCCCTCTAAGTTCTTCATGTCCTTGCAGTAATTCTTCTGCATATTCTGTAATTTTGAAATACCATTGCGAAAGTTCCTTTTGAATTACATCTGTTTTACCGTGACGCCAGCATTTTCCACCTTCAACCTGCTCATTTGCAAGTACAGTATTACAGTCAGGACACCAGTTTACATAAGATTTTTTCTTGTAAACAAGCCCTTTTTTATACATTTCAATAAAAAACTTCTGATTCCACTTATAGTATTCTGGAGTATAAGTGCTAAGTTCCCTGTTCCAGTCATAAGAAAGCCCCATAAGCTTCATCTGCCTTCTCATATTGTCAATGTTCGCTTTAGTCCATTTCCCAGGATGTGCCCCATTGTCAATTGCGGCATTTTCCGCAGGCAGCCCAAAACTGTCCCATCCAAACGGATGCAGCACATTAAACCCTTTCATCTTCTTGTATCTTGCAATCGCATCTCCAATCGCATAATTTCTCAAATGCCCAACATGAAGCTTTCCAGATGGATACGCAAACATCTCAAGCACATAATAATTCTCTTTTCCCTCAACTTTATTTTCCGATTTAAAAACATCCTCTTCAAACCATTTATCCTGCCACTTTTTCTCAATTTCCGACGGTTTGTATTCCTTTGTCATTGTTTTCCTCCATTTTTTCAGTATTTAGTCCTACAATTTTATTTTTGAAATTTAACTTATAATATTTATTATTTTATCATATTTGCTAGATTTTTCAAAAGGTAATTTGATAAAAATAATATAATTTCACAAAAAAAGTGTTGACAATTTAATTTAATTTTGGTATACTAAATTTGTAATGATTACAAATCTATATAAACTATAA
This is a stretch of genomic DNA from Leptotrichia hofstadii. It encodes these proteins:
- the leuS gene encoding leucine--tRNA ligase: MTKEYKPSEIEKKWQDKWFEEDVFKSENKVEGKENYYVLEMFAYPSGKLHVGHLRNYAIGDAIARYKKMKGFNVLHPFGWDSFGLPAENAAIDNGAHPGKWTKANIDNMRRQMKLMGLSYDWNRELSTYTPEYYKWNQKFFIEMYKKGLVYKKKSYVNWCPDCNTVLANEQVEGGKCWRHGKTDVIQKELSQWYFKITEYAEELLQGHEELRGHWPEQVLAMQKNWIGKSTGAEVDFILDFDYKGNNENIVKNEKGEVVITVFTTRADTLFGATYLTLAPEHPLVEEVILKQNPEIREKVEAMINEDKISRTAEDKEKEGVFTGLYVINPINNVKVPLWIGNYVLIDYGTGAVMAVPAHDARDLAFAKKYDLSIKIVVNPVDKDGNVHELTLEETFENIFTGNGIMTNSGEFDGISNEDGKIKIVEKLEKLGKGKATVNYRLHDWLISRQRYWGTPIPVIYDEDGNIYLEEEANLPVKLPTDIEFNGKGNPLETSEEFKNVILPNGKKGRRETDTMDTFVDSSWYYLRYLDSHNDKEPFKKEDADSWTPVHQYIGGIEHAVMHLLYARFFHKSLRDLGYVDTNEPFKRLLTQGMVLGPSYYSQNERRYLFPREVEMKDGKPVSKETGEELATKVEKMSKSKNNGVDPEEIVKEYGADSSRVFTLFAAPPEKELEWNMNGLAGAYRFINRLYLLVSSTADFADKNASKEDNYGINLDARSEKDKEIQKKLHQTVKKVTDSIEDDFHFNTAIAAIMELLNDMTTYKQNVIDKNDISSESKKVWHEVLEKVILLIVPFAPHVADELWSDLGNTALTFEQEWPTFDEKLTVENNFNLVVQVNGKVRDMLPAQIGISKDDAEKLAFSSEKVQKFIDGKEVVKVIAVPNKLVNIVVKG